A region of Corallincola holothuriorum DNA encodes the following proteins:
- the pntB gene encoding Re/Si-specific NAD(P)(+) transhydrogenase subunit beta — MSQGLLVAAYLFAAVLFIMALAGLSKHETAKAGNLYGIAGMLIAIVATFASVEISGITWLTGAMLVGAAIGVVLALKVEMTEMPQLVAILHSFVGLAAVLVGFSSAIASHPEPGSAAAVAQALTQTSVEKTIHDVEVFLGIFIGAVTFTGSIVAFGKLHGVMSSKPLSLPGKHFINLAMVIASIGLGAWYMDSGNIIALLIMTFIAFVFGYHLVAAIGGADMPVVVSMLNSYSGWAAAAAGFMLSNDLLIITGALVGSSGAILSYIMCKGMNRSFISVILGGFGTDGGTVVGDEEVGEYHETNAEDVADMLKSAKSVIITPGYGMAVAQAQYPIADITKKLREKGIQVRFGIHPVAGRLPGHMNVLLAEAKVPYDIVMEMDEINDDFSDTDVVLVIGANDTVNPAAREPGSPIAGMPVLHVWEAENVVVFKRSMATGYAGVQNPLFFNDNSKMLFGDAKASVDNILKAL; from the coding sequence ATGTCACAAGGTTTGTTAGTTGCTGCGTATCTGTTTGCAGCCGTTCTGTTCATTATGGCACTTGCGGGCTTAAGTAAGCACGAAACTGCCAAGGCCGGTAACCTTTATGGTATTGCCGGTATGTTGATTGCTATCGTGGCTACCTTTGCTAGTGTCGAGATCAGCGGGATCACCTGGCTGACAGGTGCGATGCTGGTTGGTGCGGCTATCGGCGTTGTTTTAGCGTTGAAAGTTGAGATGACCGAGATGCCACAGTTAGTGGCGATCTTACATAGTTTCGTTGGTTTAGCTGCGGTATTAGTCGGCTTTTCTAGTGCTATTGCATCTCACCCTGAGCCAGGCAGTGCTGCTGCGGTTGCTCAAGCATTGACCCAGACCAGTGTTGAAAAGACGATCCATGATGTCGAAGTCTTCCTTGGTATCTTTATTGGTGCAGTGACCTTCACCGGTTCGATTGTTGCCTTTGGTAAGTTGCATGGTGTGATGAGCAGCAAGCCACTTTCTTTACCTGGTAAGCACTTTATCAATCTGGCGATGGTGATCGCCTCTATCGGTTTGGGTGCATGGTACATGGACAGTGGCAATATCATCGCCTTACTGATCATGACCTTTATTGCGTTTGTATTTGGTTACCACTTGGTTGCAGCCATTGGTGGCGCAGATATGCCAGTTGTTGTGTCTATGCTGAACTCTTATTCAGGTTGGGCGGCAGCAGCAGCCGGATTTATGCTCTCTAACGATCTGTTGATTATCACCGGCGCCTTGGTGGGTAGCTCTGGTGCGATCCTCTCTTACATTATGTGTAAAGGGATGAACCGCTCCTTTATCAGCGTGATATTGGGCGGCTTTGGTACCGATGGTGGCACTGTCGTTGGCGATGAGGAAGTGGGCGAATACCATGAAACCAATGCCGAGGATGTGGCCGACATGCTGAAGAGTGCCAAGAGCGTGATCATTACTCCTGGTTACGGTATGGCGGTAGCACAAGCTCAGTATCCTATTGCTGATATCACCAAGAAGTTGCGTGAAAAAGGCATCCAGGTGCGGTTTGGTATTCACCCTGTGGCAGGGCGCTTGCCAGGACACATGAACGTGTTGTTGGCAGAAGCCAAAGTGCCTTATGACATCGTGATGGAGATGGATGAGATCAACGATGATTTCTCCGATACAGATGTGGTGTTGGTGATTGGTGCGAACGACACCGTGAACCCTGCGGCGCGTGAGCCAGGCAGCCCAATTGCTGGTATGCCGGTGCTACACGTATGGGAAGCGGAGAATGTTGTGGTATTCAAGCGTTCTATGGCCACAGGCTATGCTGGCGTACAGAACCCACTGTTCTTTAACGACAACAGTAAGATGTTGTTTGGCGATGCCAAAGCCAGTGTGGATAACATTCTGAAAGCACTATAA